From one Methylothermaceae bacteria B42 genomic stretch:
- a CDS encoding sodium:dicarboxylate symporter — protein MNNKNNNLTLYILLAIIGAVVLGLLSPKTAVQFEIGGEIFLRALKMLVVPLVMASVMSGILGLGDVRQLGKPGGAAIAYYLTTTLMAVIVGIVVVNWIEPGASGLDTKTLEELVREKGITVPAEEVGIGTILKNLMLMLFTDNLFAAAANTQLLPLIVFSIIFAGMLTTMGERVKILADIIVQINDAFLAFVMLLMKVAPLGIFCLVAARFGEAQLHGEFIKTLMQTGRYVAAVLLGLGIHGFVTLPLILWLFTRRHPFRFMLRMSQALLTAFSTASSSATLPVTMECAVDRAKVKKESVEFVIPLGATINMDGTALYEAVAAIFIAQVIGVELSLMQQATIAITATLAAIGAAGIPEAGLVTMVIVLNAVGLPVEYIGILLSVDWLLDRFRTAINVWGDSIGSAVVERLIPVSSQANSKMHS, from the coding sequence ATGAATAATAAAAACAACAATCTTACCCTCTATATTCTGCTGGCCATCATTGGGGCGGTTGTCCTCGGGTTGTTGAGTCCGAAGACCGCCGTGCAATTTGAGATTGGCGGGGAAATTTTCCTGCGGGCCTTGAAAATGCTGGTGGTTCCCTTGGTCATGGCCAGCGTGATGAGCGGCATTCTTGGATTGGGCGACGTCCGTCAACTGGGCAAGCCGGGGGGGGCGGCAATCGCGTATTATCTGACCACGACTTTGATGGCGGTCATTGTCGGGATTGTAGTTGTCAATTGGATTGAGCCTGGAGCGAGCGGTCTGGATACCAAAACGCTTGAAGAGTTGGTGCGTGAGAAGGGGATAACGGTGCCGGCGGAAGAGGTGGGCATTGGCACTATCTTGAAGAACTTGATGCTCATGCTGTTCACCGATAATTTGTTCGCCGCGGCTGCCAATACCCAACTGCTGCCTTTGATTGTCTTTTCCATCATTTTCGCCGGCATGCTTACCACCATGGGGGAACGGGTCAAGATCCTGGCGGATATCATTGTTCAAATCAACGATGCTTTTCTGGCTTTCGTGATGTTGCTGATGAAGGTCGCTCCCTTGGGCATTTTCTGTTTGGTGGCGGCCCGTTTTGGCGAAGCGCAATTGCATGGAGAATTTATAAAAACACTGATGCAAACAGGGCGGTATGTGGCGGCGGTTTTGCTCGGCCTCGGCATTCATGGCTTTGTCACCCTGCCCCTGATTTTATGGTTATTCACCAGACGTCATCCTTTTCGTTTTATGCTGCGTATGTCGCAAGCTCTTTTGACTGCCTTTTCCACGGCAAGTTCTTCGGCCACTTTGCCGGTCACCATGGAATGCGCGGTGGACCGGGCCAAGGTCAAGAAAGAATCGGTAGAATTCGTGATTCCATTGGGGGCAACCATCAACATGGATGGCACCGCGCTTTATGAGGCGGTGGCGGCAATTTTTATTGCTCAGGTTATCGGTGTCGAATTGTCACTGATGCAGCAAGCAACCATTGCGATTACTGCTACCCTAGCCGCCATTGGCGCGGCGGGCATTCCGGAAGCAGGCCTGGTGACCATGGTGATTGTTTTGAATGCCGTCGGCTTGCCAGTGGAATATATCGGTATTTTGTTATCGGTGGATTGGCTACTTGACCGCTTTCGCACTGCTATCAACGTTTGGGGGGACAGTATTGGTTCGGCCGTGGTGGAGCGATTGATTCCAGTATCATCTCAAGCAAACAGCAAGATGCATTCGTAG